One region of Primulina tabacum isolate GXHZ01 chromosome 1, ASM2559414v2, whole genome shotgun sequence genomic DNA includes:
- the LOC142545445 gene encoding uncharacterized protein At5g39865-like, whose protein sequence is MGCGSSKEKVCQNCQAPYIPVRRTYSMHVHHPPNGTGDSYHLVALKSSTLGSLKLDPSIQNRIVNVGNEDQALLIHNHSVIADKALISNGPNGGKICSEGSAKDAFAMGMIEAKTWSRTLNAKIPKFIPKTPVRTPPGEPEMINAWEMMEGLEDVSPPRSVHHFRSFSFNVPRNSGLSPMDDQPTPRVQENGTASPKPSWLNLADNDSNSNDTSMVSEFDTEVIAEFRKSLEDLPPANPFYLRSLGSKKEQALAGKDRALDVTDDEKYEKAMNNSVPRGKHKLIVYFTSLRGVRKTYEDCCHVRVILKGLGVKVDERDVSMHSRFKDELKELLRGEFGHSVGLPRVFLGENYIGGADEIRRLNEEGKLEKMVEKCEFVDYSKGGSGNGHVCEVCGDIRFVPCETCSGSCKIYYEGDDDEEETEENEQEYGFRRCQECNENGLVLCPVCCD, encoded by the coding sequence ATGGGTTGTGGATCTTCGAAAGAAAAGGTCTGCCAGAACTGCCAGGCGCCTTATATTCCGGTGAGGAGAACGTATTCAATGCACGTTCACCATCCACCTAATGGAACAGGGGATAGCTATCATCTGGTGGCTCTTAAGTCATCCACGTTGGGTTCTTTGAAGCTTGATCCTTCGATTCAGAATCGTATTGTAAATGTTGGAAACGAGGATCAGGCTCTGTTGATACATAATCATAGTGTTATAGCGGATAAGGCCTTGATTAGCAATGGACCAAATGGGGGCAAAATTTGCTCAGAAGGATCAGCTAAAGATGCATTTGCGATGGGTATGATTGAGGCCAAGACTTGGTCTAGAACGCTCAATGCAAAAATCCCGAAATTTATTCCTAAAACACCAGTCAGAACGCCTCCGGGAGAGCCAGAGATGATCAATGCTTGGGAGATGATGGAGGGTCTTGAAGATGTCAGTCCTCCTCGCTCGGTTCATCATTTTCGCAGCTTTTCGTTCAACGTCCCTCGAAATTCTGGTTTGTCTCCTATGGATGATCAACCCACTCCTAGAGTGCAAGAAAATGGCACTGCATCACCTAAGCCCTCGTGGTTGAACTTGGCTGATAATGATTCTAATTCCAATGACACTTCTATGGTATCTGAATTCGATACTGAGGTGATTGCGGAATTCAGAAAATCTCTAGAGGATCTCCCTCCGGCCAATCCATTTTATCTCAGGTCCTTGGGTAGTAAAAAAGAACAGGCCTTGGCTGGTAAGGATCGTGCTTTGGATGTAACGGATGACGAAAAGTATGAAAAGGCTATGAACAACAGCGTGCCTCGTGGTAAACACAAGCTGATTGTATATTTTACGAGCCTTAGAGGGGTGAGGAAGACGTATGAGGATTGTTGTCATGTTCGAGTGATTTTAAAGGGATTAGGAGTTAAAGTTGATGAAAGAGATGTATCAATGCATTCAAGATTCAAGGATGAGTTAAAGGAGTTGTTAAGAGGGGAGTTTGGTCACAGTGTTGGCTTGCCTAGAGTTTTTCTGGGGGAGAATTACATTGGCGGGGCCGATGAAATACGGCGTTTAAACGAGGAGGGAAAGCTCGAAAAGATGGTGGAAAAGTGCGAGTTTGTAGACTATAGTAAAGGAGGTAGTGGAAATGGTCATGTTTGTGAAGTATGTGGAGATATTAGATTTGTTCCTTGTGAGACGTGTTCGGGGAGTTGTAAAATCTATTACGAGGGAGACGATGACGAagaagaaactgaagaaaacgAGCAGGAATACGGTTTTCGTAGATGTCAAGAGTGTAATGAAAATGGACTTGTACTGTGTCCGGTTTGTTGTGATTGA
- the LOC142545367 gene encoding mitochondrial outer membrane protein porin of 34 kDa-like — protein sequence MGKGPGLYSDIGKRARDLLNKDYLSSDQKFTITTCSPTGVTLTSTVTKKGELFLADINTQLKHKNVTTDIKVDTAANLFTTFTIDEPAPGLKTILSFKVPDQRSGKLELQYLHERAGISSSIGLTVNPIVNFSCVLGSDKIAIGTDMSFDTKEGALTKCNFGASFTNSDLIASLTLNDKGDTLTGSYYHTVNPVTSTAVGAEVAHSFTSNENTITVGTQHLLDPLTTVKARLNNFGKASALIQHEWRPRSLITVSTEVDTKSIDKSAKFGLALALKP from the exons ATGGGCAAGGGACCGGGGCTGTACTCTGATATTGGCAAAAGAGCTCGAG ATCTTCTGAACAAGGATTACTTGAGCAGCGACCAGAAGTTTACGATCACCACCTGTTCTCCTACTGGAGTT ACTCTCACTTCAACGGTAACGAAGAAAGGTGAATTGTTTTTGGCAGACATTAATACCCAATTGAAGCATAAAAATGTCACAACCGATATTAAAGTGGATACAGCCGCTAAT CTCTTTACCACTTTCACTATTGATGAGCCAGCACCTGGTTTGAAGACAATCTTAAGCTTTAAAGTTCCTGATCAAAGGTCTGGGAAG TTGGAGCTTCAGTACCTGCATGAGCGTGCTGGTATTAGCTCAAGCATTGGGTTGACTGTCAACCCCATTGTGAACTTTTCTTGTGTTCTGGGAAGCGATAAAATTGCTATTGGGACTGATATGTCTTTTGATACCAAGGAAGGTGCTTTAACCAAATGCAACTTTGGTGCAAGCTTCACAAATTCTGATCTCATCGCCTCGTTGACTCT GAATGACAAGGGTGACACCTTGACTGGATCTTACTACCACACAGTGAACCCAGTGACCAGCACTGCAGTTGGTGCTGAGGTGGCACACAGTTTTACGAGTAATGAGAATACCATCACCGTCGGCACTCAACATTTGTTGGACCCCTTGACCACTGTGAAGGCTCGACTGAATAACTTTGGCAAGGCAAGCGCCCTGATCCAGCATGAATGGCGCCCCAGATCACTTATCACCGTGTCAACTGAGGTGGACACCAAGTCTATAGACAAGAGTGCAAAGTTTGGTTTGGCATTAGCCCTCAAGCCTTGA
- the LOC142515341 gene encoding homeobox-leucine zipper protein HAT7-like: MDRAEELQPEDDMSDDESLSLGEVKKRRLSLDRVKALEKSFESRNKLEPKRKMRLSRALGLKPRQIAIWFQNRRARLKTKQMEKDYNILKKQFEAIKAENRDLKSLNKKLQAQLLALKSGDSIGSGAADLNSTLYTCKGNQKAVILPSSNVVPW; encoded by the exons ATGGATAGGGCTGAGGAATTGCAGCCGGAGGATGATATGTCGGACGACGAATCGCTGTCTCTTGGAGAGGTTAAGAAGAGGAGGCTGAGCCTGGACCGGGTGAAGGCCCTGGAGAAGAGCTTCGAGTCGAGAAACAAACTGGAGCCCAAGAGGAAAATGCGGCTCTCTCGGGCTTTGGGGCTGAAGCCCAGGCAGATTGCTATATGGTTTCAAAACAGGAGGGCTCGATTGAAAACTAAGCAAATGGAGAAGGATTACAATATCTTGAAGAAACAGTTTGAGGCCATTAAAGCTGAGAATCGTGACCTTAAATCCCTGAACAAGAAACTTCAGGCTCAG TTGTTGGCTCTCAAAAGTGGAGACTCAATCGGGTCGGGTGCTGCAGACCTCAACAGCACATTATATACTTGTAAAGGTAACCAAAAAGCTGTCATTTTGCCGTCGTCGAATGTTGTACCTTGGTGA